The genomic region TGGCCACGACCGGTGATGGTGGAAACAGCTGCGGTTGAGCGGGGTCCCCTGACGGTTACGATTGCCGAGGAGGGCAAGGCGAGGGTCGTTGATCGCTATCTGCTGTCAGCTCCGATTGCCGGTTTTGTCCGCCGGCTCACCTGGGATGTGGGGGATAAGATTGGTGTCGGTGAAAGGGTGGCTGAGCTGCTGCCGCTCACGGAGGAGATGCTTGATCGTCGCAGTCGTGCCCAAGCCGAAGCAAAGGTTGCCGCTGCCCGGGCAGCATTACAGGCTACCCGTGAGCAGGTTGTTGCGGCCCGGGCAGCGATGGAACTGGCCCAAGTGAAGGAAGCGCGGCTGCAGCAGCTGGTGGCTACCGACAGTGCGGCGCGGGAATCGCTGGATGAGGCAGAAAGCCGGGCCAGAACTAGCGAGGCAGCGCTGCGGTCAGCTGAGTTTATGGTCCAAGTTGCCGGCTATGAACTGGAGGCGGCGCTGGCGGTGCTGCAGATCTCGGCTGCGGAAATGGTTCCCGAACCACGTGAGCAAGTGGTAATCAAGGCGCCGGCAGCTGGCAGGGTCCTGGCGGTCTACCATGAAAGTGCCGGCGTCGTTGGAGCTGGAGAAGCACTGCTGGAAGTGGGCGATCCCCGTTCCCTGGAAGTGGAGGTAGATCTTTTGTCAGCTGATGCAGTACGGGTAGCTGCTGGAACCCCAGTGATTTTTGAGCACTGGGGAGGGGAAGACCCGTTGCATGGCGTGGTTAAAAGGGTGGAACCCCGTGGTTTTACCAAGATATCAGCCCTCGGGGTGGAGGAACAGCGGGTGCTGGTTATTGTTGATTTTACCTCGTCTGCAGAGGAGTGGGAGCGTCTGGGTGACGGCTATCGTCTGGATGCCCGCTTTATCCTGTGGCATGACGATGATGTGCTGCAGGTGCCGAGCAGCTCCCTCTTCCGGGAGGCAGGCCGCTGGGCGGTGTTTGTTGTCGAGCGGGGCCGGGCTCGCCAACAGCTGGTGGAGGTTGGCCGGCACGGCGGACTGCAGGTCCAGATCCTTGCCGGCCTGGCAGAGGGTCAGCAGGTCATTATCCACCCTTCCGCCAAGGTTGAGGCTGGCCGGCGGATTGCCCGCCGCTGATGAAACTGCCTTTTATTTCGCCCGTTTCTGGAAGTGGTAGACGTTTCCGGCTTCTCCTGTCGGTTGCTGGAAGAATGTGGGGGTGATGGTAGGATGAACAGCCAGCCGGAAGCAAACCCATCCCTGCAACGGGTGATCACCCTTCCTTTCCTGATTTTTTATGGTTTGGGGAATATCGTCGGAGCGGGGATCTACGTTCTCATCGGTGAAATTGCCGGCATCGTCGGCTACCAGACACCATTTTCCTTCTTGATCGCCCTGTTTGCTGTTCTTGGTACCGCTTTCAGCTATGCCGAGTTGTCCTCCTGTTTTCCTGTCAGTGCTGGTGAAGCTGTTTATGTTAAAGAAGGCTATGGCAGTGACAGCCTGGCGATTTTTATCGGTTTTTTGATCATTTGCAGCGGTTTGGTATCGTCGGCTA from Candidatus Anaeroferrophillus wilburensis harbors:
- a CDS encoding HlyD family efflux transporter periplasmic adaptor subunit, which translates into the protein MAVQWRKYVFITIGIGLVVLGIVYGFWPRPVMVETAAVERGPLTVTIAEEGKARVVDRYLLSAPIAGFVRRLTWDVGDKIGVGERVAELLPLTEEMLDRRSRAQAEAKVAAARAALQATREQVVAARAAMELAQVKEARLQQLVATDSAARESLDEAESRARTSEAALRSAEFMVQVAGYELEAALAVLQISAAEMVPEPREQVVIKAPAAGRVLAVYHESAGVVGAGEALLEVGDPRSLEVEVDLLSADAVRVAAGTPVIFEHWGGEDPLHGVVKRVEPRGFTKISALGVEEQRVLVIVDFTSSAEEWERLGDGYRLDARFILWHDDDVLQVPSSSLFREAGRWAVFVVERGRARQQLVEVGRHGGLQVQILAGLAEGQQVIIHPSAKVEAGRRIARR